The bacterium region GGGCTGCTCCTTCGTCGCCCGCTCGTTCAGCGGCGACGGCAAGCAGGTCGTGCCGCTGATCAAGGCCGCCATCGCGCACCGCGGCACCGCTGTGCTGGACATCATCTCCCCCTGCGTGACGTTCAACGACCACGACGGGTCGACCAAGAGCTACAGCTGGGTCAAGGACCACGAGGAGTCGATCGCCGACGTCTCGTTCATCCCGTTCTACGAGGAGGTCCACGTCGACTACGAGCCGGGGACGATCCGCGATGTCGAGCTCCACGACGGGTCGCACATCCTGCTCAAGAAGCTGGGTGAGGACCACGACCCAAGCGACCGCCGCGGGGCGATGCACGTGCTCGAAGAGGGACGTTCGGCGGGCCATCTGGTGACCGGGCTGCTCTACCTCGACACGACGATGGAGGACTTCGCCACGACAGAGCACATCCCGGAGCGCCCTCTCAAGGACCTGGGCGAGGATGAGCTCCGGCTGACGCCTGACCAGTTCGCCAGTTTCATCTCCGAGTTCGCCTGAGCCCTGATCCGCCGCCGGAGCTGATACGCGGCACCCGGCTGGTCGCCCGCCGCGACCCGGCCATGGCGCGGCTCATCAAAGCGGTGGGGCCCGCCAAGCTGCGCGATCCCATCGACGACAGCTTCGCCGCGCTGGTGCGCTCGATCATGTATCAGCAGCTGGCTGGAGCCGCCGCGGCGACGATCCACGGCCGGTTTCTGAAGCTCTTCGGCGACGGCCTCTCCCCCACCGCGGTGCTGGCGCTGCCCGAAGGAGCGATGCGCTCGGCGGGCGTCAGCGGCTCCAAGGCCGCCGCGATCACCGATCTGGCACGGAAGGTGGGCGATGGAACGGTTCCTCTCGACGACGTGGATTCGCTGGCGGACGACGAGCTGGTGGCC contains the following coding sequences:
- a CDS encoding 2-oxoacid:ferredoxin oxidoreductase subunit beta; this encodes MSATLNRIGLPRDAYKGAATTLCAGCGHNSITNHLIKALYELGIEPHRLAKMSGIGCSSKTPAYFVEAAHGFNGVHGRMPALTTGAQLANRQLIMLGVSGDGDTASIGLGQFMHMIRRNIDCTYIIEDNGTYGLTKGQFSATADLGSVQKKGAVNTFQPIDPCAVALTLGCSFVARSFSGDGKQVVPLIKAAIAHRGTAVLDIISPCVTFNDHDGSTKSYSWVKDHEESIADVSFIPFYEEVHVDYEPGTIRDVELHDGSHILLKKLGEDHDPSDRRGAMHVLEEGRSAGHLVTGLLYLDTTMEDFATTEHIPERPLKDLGEDELRLTPDQFASFISEFA
- a CDS encoding DNA-3-methyladenine glycosylase 2 family protein, whose translation is MARLIKAVGPAKLRDPIDDSFAALVRSIMYQQLAGAAAATIHGRFLKLFGDGLSPTAVLALPEGAMRSAGVSGSKAAAITDLARKVGDGTVPLDDVDSLADDELVARLVQVRGIGRWTAEMFLIFQLRRLDVWPVDDYGVRKGWALAHKLEDLLTPRLLEAEGDRFRPYRTVAAWYCWRAVDTVLSA